In the Lepus europaeus isolate LE1 chromosome 10, mLepTim1.pri, whole genome shotgun sequence genome, aaatacaattaataaaaatatataatccaCCAACTGGGCTGGTTATCCTTTGTGTATTTCCTTACCATAGTCACTCTTGCATTAGTTTCCATTTTATCGTTGAGGCTGGGAATTGAATTTGTTCTAAGAGTTGGCTTTGCTTTATAGCTTTGTGGTTCCTTTTGGCTGCAAAATTGGGATTTGGACTAAAAGAGTTCCTTAAGTGTGGAACTCAGCATAGAGTTTGGGTCTTCCTAATTTCGTCTTTGCATCCCTTTTGCTGATATCCTGTATCTGTTGGAGTGGCATTAAGTGTGTGAATGTAGATGTGATGGAAACCAAGCTTCTGATGAATtaagtttttcagtttgttagaTTGTAGGAGGATATAGTTACTTAGACCTTGTATCACCACATAAATGGAAATATCACTGTTTTTATAAGACTATCTCCTGGGTTTTCATTAAGAAGCTTTAATATTTCTCTGCCATTTATATTTAggacaaaaactgttagaaattAGAGAAGATTAGTAACTTTGTGTGCCTACTATCATATTTCTTCTCTACATAGTCTTGATCCATTCTTACAAAGGGACTGCTTCGAAAAAGTTCCATGATCTACATTAGTAACTCTGAATAGTTCTTAAGTTTCGTGATAATCTTGTAGATTTACAaagtctcctgacttcagttcaAGAGTGAAAGCTTAGACATGGTATGTTGCCCACATCAGATTTGAACTTGGTGTTTTCCTTACATTTTGGCAGGAAGCATGAGGACTGAGTAACCGAGGGTGTGTGGGGCCAAATTCTTGGATTTCAACCCCTCCCCCCAATTAAACAGTAAGTATTTGGGGTTTCCAGGCCATAGGTCTGTCTCAGCAACTCAGTTATGCCATGTGTGAGAAAGCTTGTTTGTAAACAAGTGGTCATgctgtattccaataaaacttgaATTTTCACTTGAGTATTTTTTTCTCCATCACCTACAATgtaaaaaaagatgctaaatttTTAGGCCTGTAAAATATCCTTACTCAACCCCACTCCTTGGCAGTGATTCTTCACTGCTCTTTGCTAGAACGAAATGTGTTCTACCTACCCTCCCACGTGCCTTTTCTAAGAAGCACCTACTGTCACCCAGGTTAGGCTGAGAACAGGTTTATGATATAATTCCCTTCTTCCATCATTGCTATGTAAACTGAACATGTATCAAAGCCCAGTATTTTTCATATAAGAAATTAAGGAATGTTTTTACATTGACAATTtctcaaaccatttttattttctagaatttatttCAAGAAGCATAGAGAAGGGAGATTGATCtctgatccattggttcactatccctgtctcccatgtgggtagcagggacccatgtacttgaaccatcactgctgtctctcagggtacacatGAACAGGAAACGAATTGTAATCAGAACTAAGACTTGAGCCACaggcattccaaaatgggatgcaggttccCTAAACGGGTGTCTTAATGactatcaaatgaccaacatTTTACAAACTATAGATGCTTTGATACTGGATCCCTATGTTCCTTTTTGAAAAGCAACCTTTAAGCCTTTTCATTGTATGCAAATATGCATATAACACTGTGTAGTGCTTTTGCAAAATTAGTATTGCTGTggcaaggggcggtccataccccaaccaatcacagcctgttgccaggcagtttccagagccatccaatcacagcctgtcgccaggcaatttcaaaaccattcctgactaactgacgctcgcttgccagtggccaccttggcatggccttctcattccactacaatctATGTCATAATTTTATCTGTATATTGACAATAGTTTCATGAATTGTGCAGCACATATTTCACATTTCGGTTGTGCTACCTGCCAGATACTTTTGTTGACTAGATTTCTAGAAGTGGAGTTGTTGGGTTGAAAGggctatacatatttttaaaaatgtaaaagctagTGTTAAAGATCTTtgctggtgctggcccaggatgaggccaggagctccatccttgtctcccaaatgggtggcaggggcctaaggacttgagccctcttctgctttcccaggcgcatttctttttaatgttgaTATTCAGTTGCTTATCAAGAGGCTATCAATTTCTGCACCCAGGTTTTACCAGAATCTTATTTCCATGGCTTAACCATAAATTTTTGGCTGCATTCTTGTAGATATTGTGTTCTTAGTATAATTATTTCATCAGAAGGTATATTTAAGTCTGGCTAAAATAATTTCACTGAGTTTGACCAAAAACTGATAAAGTAGTCAGTCTTGCCATGCCATATCTAATCCTGCTGTTTGTAAAGTACTGGAAAATGGAAGGACTAGGGGAGTGGCAGTTCACATATCAGAGATGCTTTTCAGGTGTTTCAGGTTGCAGAATTCAATTTGTTGAAATCACAGAAGAGTAGATGAATATAAGGCTATTTCCTGGCAAGAAAGTACGGAACCTTTGAGTAGTTGGGTCTTTGCTGTAGTTTTCAGATAAGCCTTAGGAGCTTGCTTATCTGAATGCTAGAATTCAGCCAATGGCACCAGCCAGAGTTAGTATCAGTCAGGCTTCTGTGTACAACTCTCAACAGGGTTGCTCTTAAGTCTTTAGTGGGAGATGACATATTTAAATGATGTCGGTTTAGAAATAAAAgttcatttgaaaagtagagtcagAGATAAGGAAGCAATGAAATGATTACAGATCTGTTTGTGTactttgttaaaaaacaaaaaaacaaagatcatttctgtttttatttgatgtttccaaatataaaaaaaagtcaagattCTTACACCAATTATCTCAAGAGACCATGCAAAGCAATTCAGTGTGTACAAAGATTGTTTCTCCCCTTCAGTTCTGTTGCTTTATACAATGGTATGACCCACAGAAAATTGGATGGCATGTACCTCGTtggaaaatgtcatgtttacaaaaaaTACGTGCAGGACAGTTTCTACTTTGTgtgcaactcaattcacagtaACTACTTCTGTTTTATTTAGGAAGCACACGGAACTGAAAATTTTAGCTGCCCGATTTTATTCAACTACCCCACAAATAAGCACGGATGACAGTCCCAGCACTGCAAACTCTGCAGGTCTGAGATAGTAGACACTATTAGTTAATTTTAGTAGATTCAACTCTTTAGCCTGAAAACATTGGCTTTTCCTAacagaaataaatcttagggCTTTTCCTCTAATTTTGCTGGACCAGGTTCCAGAGAAGTTGGGAAGGAACCCCTCCTGTGAAATTTCAAGTGTGGAAGCCATAAAGTATTCTGTTGTATTAATTTCTTGCTAATTGCATAGACTAAAGACGGTTTGCTAAATGGCACTGAAGAAAATCTTGAACCAAGTGGTACTACTTAGTCCAAATATTTCTGACCAAAGAAAATTGTACAACAATATTTATAGGCTAACTTTAAGAGATGGTTGACATTAATACTGTACATATTTTACATGTCAAATACATAGTCCAAGAGTTTATAAAATAAGCTCATGCATTATTACCTCTAAGAATATCATGTACAAGATAAACCCCCCAGTATTTGTGACAGCATTTCAGATGGCAGCAGTCTTATATACAAAAGCAATCCAGTTTCTCTGTTAAGTctataatttaaagaaatttcagAGATCACTGAGAAAAAAAAGCTTAGTCCATTGAAGATTGATATAGAAAGTGTCAATTTGtgggatttaaaatatttcctttttaaaaaacacccaGAATACATAACCTttgtacaaagaaaaatataaaaattctggATGATCATGTTTGATCATACTACATAATTTAGAATGAAATGACACAGGTTACTGTAAGTTTTCCTACTTAGCATTAATTTGGGAACTAGTATTTATATTTAGCTTAGCTGCATTTATGGCACAAGATCTCATTTTGTAATGGCACCAGTTTTCCTTAAGTATAGGAGGATTCTATTTTCAGCAGCAATTACAATTTAAAGGTTAATTTGTAGAGCCAATGTTTTAACTATCCTTTTTAGGCTTTATACTCGCCAGTTATTATATTTACAAAAGGCTGAAGTCTAATACAAATGATCTTTcatcttcccccaccccacatctTATTGAGGCTTTTCCTcccctttcatttctgatttggTGGGGAGGTGCAGAGTCTGTGACAAGGTACCCAGGTGGTCTATATATGCTTTAAGTGAGTGTAAAGACAAGTGAGGATGACTCAGCTCAGGTATGTTCCAGTGCCCCACAAGTTAGTTACATGACAAATAGTACCTTCTGACAACCTAGAAAAGATGAGATCTCTTGAGTTGCCTTTGCAGTCCCAGTCTGTAACAGCTGAACAGCAGGAAGGCCATTTTCTTCCACTGTGGTACAGTCATCACTGCCTGGGTATAAGCTGAGACTATGCCCCTGTGGTTACTAGTAACCAtagaaaattaactgaaaaggtATTGCTAAACTTAAACACTGAAAATGTTTTAAGAGCAATTTACATTGAGGGAAAATAATGGTTTTAAGTtattatatataaagagattatAAAGGGAAATGGCAACTGAGCATGCTAAATAAATCccatgaatacaattttcatgaTGATGTGATTACACATGCATTTTGCTAACAAGATTTCCCTAAAAATCAGAACTCTGAAGAGTGTTCTTCATGTGAAAACTGCTATTGAGTtacatgggaggcagcaatttCAGTTATCTAGTGACATAATGCCAGTTGAGAACATTAAGACAGATGAGTTGACAAATTCCCCCAAATAAGCCAATTCTGTCAAAACACTTATGGCCCAAACAAAAATATCCCAAATTTCAAATTTATGAATCCTAAGTTTTGATTTATGAAGCACGTTTTGGGAAGGATGGATTTCTTcaatatcaaaatttttttttattaattcctACCACAGAAAGATTTATTGAATATGTTAATTCCATGAGTAAGAGAAAAGTTTAGGGGAGAAATATACCCACAGTAATTTGATTTGATCTGATAAACCAGGCTCATGTCAAATGgacaaaaaaagctttaaaaatgctgTGAAAAAATGAGAACCACAATAATAACATGGGTGTTAGGGCACAGTTAAGGcatctaaaaaaaatttccacatgGCTTtggcttattaaaatattttacactattttttttttaaagaagttttgaaAGCATCTGAAAAACATGCAAATTGTTTGAAAACCCTGTATGGCAAGTTCAGACAGTTTGCAAGCGTCAATCAGATGTTTGCCAAGGAAAATGAAGCTTCTCCCTGTGAAACTGCACATGACGGGAGAGGTCTGCCCAGTCCTCTTTATCTTATACCAGATGGCACCCCAGAGGTCTGTGCAGCATTTACAAACAAGGTATTATTATCTGGAAGGGAAGGGACCGCAGAATTTCCATTAGATGGGGAACAACCCAGCTTGAGTTTTTCCAGATACTCTGCATGAACAGGTTTATGACACTGGAGAACTTTGATTGCATCTTCTACTTTGAAccactctctcttccttcctagaGAACAATATGACATTGGTTATTatacaatttatttacttaaaaagtaaagcagagagagagagagagaggggcatcTTCTTtctatccactccccaaatggccccaacagccagaggtggccaggctaaatccagaagCCCAGAAATCCATTGGGGTCTCTGATGTGGTGACAAAGACCCAAACACTTCAGCAGCTCCCAAggcagcatcagcaggaagctggatagcaagtggagaTGCTgagactcaagctggcactccaatgtgggatgcagctgtcctaAGCTGttgcttaacctcctgtgccacaattcctgcccctaaatttttaaaagtaagccaTATACTCTATTAATAATGTCCCCTCAATTCCCTGCAAAGAAGAATTGGCTTAGACAGGTTTGGGGGAGAATCTCAAATGTGGAGAAACATGcttatctttctttctctaaacgaAAAGtaaccaaaatattttaagatgtagTATGTGAATTAAGATTATTCAGAGAGCAAAAGGAATGGGAACTTACCTATATTAACAGAATCTTCCCAGTCTTCTAGTATTTCAGTGACTGtaagaacataaacatatgttcTGTGCTTTCGGTCTTGGTTCTGCttgaatataaaaagaaaagcattttaatCTACAGGAGCTAGCCAtggtattattatattattattattttaccaggcagagttagacagagagagacaaagttctgGCACACTGCTGATTAGCACAGCCTATTTCCCAACATAGATAAGTATACCTAACACAgaacttttaattaaaataaaaagtatggaaTTGGAGCTTTGACACCACCACTGGTGAAATTCattctaattcttatttttttaaaataatttttaaaaagatttatttatttgaaagtcagagttacagcaagaaggagaggcagagaggctggttcactccccaattggctgcaacagctagagctgtgctgatctgaagctaggagcttcctctgggtctcccacgtgggtgcaggggcccgaggacttgggctttcttctactgctttcccaggccatagcagagagctggatcagaagtggaacagccaggactatgccacagcaccaacccccatgCTAATTCTTAAACTGTTAACACTTCAGCTCTAGTCTGAGTGTCCCAAGTGTCCAGGAGAGCAGCCCTGTTAAGGTTTATCAAGATGAATATAAAGCACGACCCTACTAACCTAGAAAGGAACTTTACTATTATTTATTAGTTATTAATTATTTACTATTATTTCTCTTAGGGTGAGTGACTTTTTAGGAGATATCAATTTGCTTAGCACTGGTTGAGGTCTAAAGTGCTGATATTATAACAGCTCCTAGGTGAGCTCTGCAGAGCCAAAGCTGAAGACTATCCAGGTTAGGGTTGTTCTAGAATATTCTAGTCCTTATATATATTATCCATATTGAAAGTGGTACCTAGCCTTGTctaggttaaaaataaaacaccattTACCCTTAAGATGAAGGGTTCCACTTCGATCCTGATTACATTTAGTCTTAGGTGCTGTAGTGTTTGGATAATTCCTGTTTTTTCCTACCACAGTAATCCTAGTGACCAATTCAAATAGTGTTATGTCTTTGGGAAGGAACAGGTACATCATAAGTCAGAGCCATGTCACAGAAAACATTacctttcatttttaagaattagCTGTTTATTTCTATGTTTGCTTATTTTGCTTCAATCACAAATTCATTAAGATCACCATGGTGAAAGGGCAGGACAATCCTAATTTTCCCTTATATTCtccatgtaaatttttaaaaacagacttgACAGACCAGTGGCCACATAGGATGCgggcactgtaggcagaagctttacctgctatacatcacagcactgacccctccatGTAAATAGTACTTGTAAAGCTTAACACTGTTAACTTCAGATATAATCTATTAAGTTCTCTTTGAGAAGtttacttcaaaaactttgtcaGCATCTGAGGCTACTTCAAATATTCataaaaactggaattaaaaaaactttttgatgCAATAATTGTTAAATCCTTACACAGGTTTTCATTAATACTTATTTCCGGTGGATTTCCTGAAGTAACTATGTTGACAGATGTGTTACTTGTATTGCAAAATTTGAACCACAGAAAAACCAATACATTTTCCAGTATAACCAGGAGATGGTGCTGTGTTACTAGGCAAAGCAAGCAGGGAATTCTAGACCAGTTTGGATACCATCTTAAGGGCATTACTCTTAATAATTATTCTGGTGAGAATCCTGTTCTGAGTAGTCCTGAAGAATTGATACTCTAACAGTCAAAGATAAGATAAAAATATGGTTCTACCAGAGATGCAGAACTTACCCTTAATCTGTTATcctgagaaaagtaaagtcaccATTTTTCTTGTATGCTATATATCTGGTACTGAATCTTGGATATATGAGAATAGATTCTCCCTAAAACTGAGTACCTATCATTTTGGGATTTCTTCCCTAAAAATGccattctgggggctggcattgtggcatagcaggttaagcctctgcctgtgatgccagcatcccatatgggtgccagtttgagacatggctgctccacttctgttccatctctctgctaatgcacctggaaaagcagtggaagatggtccaggtacttgggcccctgcacccatgtgggagacctggaagaagatccaggctcctggctttgtcctggcccagaccaaGTCattgtgatttggggagtgaaccagtggaaggaacatctgtctctcctcctctctaactttgcattctaaataaataatattttttaaaaatgccattctGCCCTCAATAGTAATGGATTACATGGGAGAGAATTTCTTTTACCATGTACCTGAACCTTTCAAGAAAAGTCATCAAGTACAACAGATACTATCTAAAGTCATGTGCAGAAGGCAATGGGCAGAATCCACAAACAGACCTAAGCCAAGTAACAGTGAAGATACTTTACCTCCTAAAAATCTACACCTAAATACAGTACACTAAGAGATAACTGTTTTTGCATCAGCTCCATTATACTGTCAAACTAATTAGTACCATAATCCATATATCACTGGTGATCTATGAAAAAGTCAAGTGACTTTCACTTACCTCCCTCCTAATCCTATGACTGACTTGCCCACTGATCATTTTACAAGACTGTCTGGTATAGGCTGTTGCTATTTCATCTGAATAGGTAGAAAgaaatcatgaattttttttaccagCAAAATTAGAATTACTTTTGTAACTCACCTCAAATATGCCCAGTAGTCTGCCTAATTTTCCTTTGACTCCAGCCTatcaaaaaaagatgaaatataaaacatttaccTTTTCATAACATTTACATAAAAGTTACATGTGGGCTATTTCAATTTCAGAACTTAAGCACAATAAGTCCTCCCATACCAAGTTCTGTTTCCACTGTGTCAAGATTTATCATCTGTGGGTTGCT is a window encoding:
- the NUDT4 gene encoding diphosphoinositol polyphosphate phosphohydrolase 2 isoform X2; the protein is MMKFKPNQTRTYDREGFKKRAACLCFRSEQEDEVLLVSSSRYPDQWIVPGGGMEPEEEPGGAAVREVYEEAGVKGKLGRLLGIFENQDRKHRTYVYVLTVTEILEDWEDSVNIGRKREWFKVEDAIKVLQCHKPVHAEYLEKLKLGCSPSNGNSAVPSLPDNNTLFVNAAQTSGVPSGIR
- the NUDT4 gene encoding diphosphoinositol polyphosphate phosphohydrolase 2 isoform X1; this encodes MMKFKPNQTRTYDREGFKKRAACLCFRSEQEDEVLLVSSSRYPDQWIVPGGGMEPEEEPGGAAVREVYEEAGVKGKLGRLLGIFEQNQDRKHRTYVYVLTVTEILEDWEDSVNIGRKREWFKVEDAIKVLQCHKPVHAEYLEKLKLGCSPSNGNSAVPSLPDNNTLFVNAAQTSGVPSGIR